A single Diachasmimorpha longicaudata isolate KC_UGA_2023 chromosome 10, iyDiaLong2, whole genome shotgun sequence DNA region contains:
- the LOC135166848 gene encoding UDP-glucosyltransferase 2-like isoform X2, translated as MSPYRAFALLLVLSLQNDFCHPLKILGMLPLPEKSHFVMTGRLMRELALRGHEVDVVSIFPLKKPMANYNDIVLATDDMQLPINNVTYMDIQRFSGLSMSYFVDIAGIQVCDLLSHSQMQKILRTKPKTYDVIIVELFLAHCYLALGQHLDAPIVGITTSKLPDWLVGPFGNDLNPSYVPSLFSSSSQQMTFWERLQNTLMQNIIVPQIDYYLEGEMEQVEKYFGRKLSSMKDLYKDVSLILVNEHYSLNDIKPLTPDIIAVGGLHVIDDDQHLTPDLQKWLDESSHGCVYFTFGSMVKIETFPEATIKIFYEMFERIAPVRVLIKIVDPQALPPGLPSNVKTSLWLPQVAILKHKNVKLFITHGGLMGTQEAIAYKVPMVGLPLFGDQHTNIHSYANKKIAIALNLHDITADSLTNAVKTVLYTPSYRNNIEKISTLFFDRPMSAIDTAVYWVEYTAKHGTVLKSPATELAWWHFYLLDVYGFIIAVLLLSIFIIKKFVTFCWRAMYPKAEGKKYSNADRSMYKKSQ; from the exons atGTCTCCGTATCGGGCATTTGCCCTTCTCCTCGTATTATCCCTCCAAAATGACTTCTGCCATCCCCTAAAAATCCTTGGGATGTTGCCACTCCCTGAAAAAAGTCACTTCGTGATGACTGGAAGACTTATGAGAGAGCTGGCTCTTCGAGGCCATGAAGTTGACGTAGTTTCGATATTTCCTCTCAAAAAACCAATGGCTAATTACAATGACATTGTACTGGCAACTGATGATATGCAGTTGCCTATCAACAATGTAACTTACATGGACATCCAGAGGTTCAGTGGTTTATCAATGAGCTATTTTGTGGATATCGCAGGCATACAAGTATGTGACCTACTGAGCCATTCCCAGATGCAAAAAATACTAAGGACTAAACCGAAAACGTATGACGTAATTATTGTTGAG TTGTTCCTGGCCCACTGCTATCTAGCCCTAGGGCAGCACCTCGATGCTCCTATTGTCGGAATTACTACCTCAAAACTACCAGACTGGCTTGTGGGACCATTCGGCAATGACCTCAACCCTTCGTACGTCCCTAGCTTATTTTCAAGTTCCAGTCAACAAATGACGTTTTGGGAACGATTACAGAATACTCTCATGCAAAATATCATCGTGCCCCAGATTGATTATTATCTGGAGGGCGAAATGGAGCaggtggaaaaatatttcggaAGGAAGTTGTCATCGATGAAAGATCTCTATAAAGATGTCTCACTCATACTTGTTAATGAACATTATAGCCTTAATGATATCAAGCCTCTAACACCTGATATCATTGCAGTGGGAGGACTGCACGTCATTGACGATGATCAACATTTAACACCC GACTTACAAAAATGGTTGGATGAGAGCAGTCATGGGTGCGTATACTTCACATTCGGATCGATGgtgaaaattgaaactttCCCAGAAGCTactatcaaaatattttacgaAATGTTTGAGAGAATAGCACCAGTGAGAGTCCTCATCAAAATAGTCGATCCTCAAGCACTTCCTCCTGGTCTACCAAGTAACGTGAAGACTTCGTTGTGGCTACCACAAGTGGCTATACTAA AACACAAAAACGTAAAACTATTCATCACTCACGGAGGATTGATGGGAACtcaagaagctattgcatacAAAGTTCCAATGGTTGGACTCCCTCTCTTTGGAGATCAACACACAAATATCCACAGCTatgcgaataaaaaaattgcaattgcaCTGAATCTTCATGATATCACTGCCGACTCATTAACGAATGCTGTGAAGACCGTTCTCTACACTCCAAGTTACAG gaataatattgaaaaaatttcgacACTGTTCTTCGACAGACCCATGAGTGCTATCGACACAGCTGTGTATTGGGTTGAATACACTGCAAAACACGGTACAGTATTGAAATCACCAGCCACCGAGCTTGCATGGTGGCATTTTTACTTGCTAGATGTGTACGGATTCATCATAGCTGTCCTTCTTCTAAGTATCTTCATAATCAAAAAGTTTGTTACTTTTTGTTGGAGGGCAATGTATCCCAAAGCTGAGggcaaaaaatattctaatgcCGATAGATCAATGTACAAAAAGAGCCAGTGA
- the LOC135166858 gene encoding DET1- and DDB1-associated protein 1 gives MSVAEFLKGLPSHNENNFANFHTDNGNRTCVKRPSVYLPTKDYPSEQIIVTEKTTILLRYLHQQWDKKNSERKRDLLSVNGDSPDDVAVRRCKRLRLDLNNSL, from the exons ATG TCAGTTGCCGAGTTTTTGAAGGGCCTGCCCTCccacaatgaaaataatttcgccAATTTTCATACGGACAACGGAAATCGTACCTGCGTTAAGAGGCCATCGGTCTATTTACCTACGAAAGATTATCCTTCGGAACAGA TAATTGTCACTGAAAAAACGACAATATTACTGAGGTACCTCCATCAGCAGTGGGACAAAAAG aattcTGAAAGAAAGCGGGACCTATTATCAGTAAATGGCGACTCTCCAGACGACGTAGCAGTGAGACGCTGCAAAAGGCTACGGCTCGATCTCAATAATAGCCTCTAA
- the LOC135166848 gene encoding UDP-glucosyltransferase 2-like isoform X1, producing the protein MSPEKMFSLIFTLLCCQSKIIDSTRNTKLKILGIFPSGAKSHFIMTGRLMKELALRGHEVDVVGMFPVKNPIPNYRDIVLETKNVIVFVNNVSYSTIQAEQGLHKREFVRTAGIEPCDSLGLPNMQVLLEHKKGWYDVIIVELFLAHCYLALGQHLDAPIVGITTSKLPDWLVGPFGNDLNPSYVPSLFSSSSQQMTFWERLQNTLMQNIIVPQIDYYLEGEMEQVEKYFGRKLSSMKDLYKDVSLILVNEHYSLNDIKPLTPDIIAVGGLHVIDDDQHLTPDLQKWLDESSHGCVYFTFGSMVKIETFPEATIKIFYEMFERIAPVRVLIKIVDPQALPPGLPSNVKTSLWLPQVAILKHKNVKLFITHGGLMGTQEAIAYKVPMVGLPLFGDQHTNIHSYANKKIAIALNLHDITADSLTNAVKTVLYTPSYRNNIEKISTLFFDRPMSAIDTAVYWVEYTAKHGTVLKSPATELAWWHFYLLDVYGFIIAVLLLSIFIIKKFVTFCWRAMYPKAEGKKYSNADRSMYKKSQ; encoded by the exons ATGTCGCCAGAAAAAAtgttctcattaatttttaccctATTATGTTGTCAaagtaaaattattgattctACGAGAAAtactaaattgaaaattctcggcATTTTTCCGTCAGGGGCAAAGAGTCACTTTATCATGACCGGAAGACTCATGAAAGAACTAGCGCTACGGGGGCATGAAGTTGACGTTGTTGGAATGTTTCCAGTGAAGAATCCGATTCCTAACTATCGGGATATCGTTCTCGAAACGAAAAACGTTATTGTGTTTGTTAATAATGTTAGCTATAGTACTATTCAAGCGGAACAGGGTTTACATAAACGTGAGTTCGTGAGGACCGCTGGAATAGAGCCTTGCGattctctcggtctccctaaTATGCAAGTGTTATTGGAACATAAGAAGGGATGGTACGACGTGATTATTGTCGAG TTGTTCCTGGCCCACTGCTATCTAGCCCTAGGGCAGCACCTCGATGCTCCTATTGTCGGAATTACTACCTCAAAACTACCAGACTGGCTTGTGGGACCATTCGGCAATGACCTCAACCCTTCGTACGTCCCTAGCTTATTTTCAAGTTCCAGTCAACAAATGACGTTTTGGGAACGATTACAGAATACTCTCATGCAAAATATCATCGTGCCCCAGATTGATTATTATCTGGAGGGCGAAATGGAGCaggtggaaaaatatttcggaAGGAAGTTGTCATCGATGAAAGATCTCTATAAAGATGTCTCACTCATACTTGTTAATGAACATTATAGCCTTAATGATATCAAGCCTCTAACACCTGATATCATTGCAGTGGGAGGACTGCACGTCATTGACGATGATCAACATTTAACACCC GACTTACAAAAATGGTTGGATGAGAGCAGTCATGGGTGCGTATACTTCACATTCGGATCGATGgtgaaaattgaaactttCCCAGAAGCTactatcaaaatattttacgaAATGTTTGAGAGAATAGCACCAGTGAGAGTCCTCATCAAAATAGTCGATCCTCAAGCACTTCCTCCTGGTCTACCAAGTAACGTGAAGACTTCGTTGTGGCTACCACAAGTGGCTATACTAA AACACAAAAACGTAAAACTATTCATCACTCACGGAGGATTGATGGGAACtcaagaagctattgcatacAAAGTTCCAATGGTTGGACTCCCTCTCTTTGGAGATCAACACACAAATATCCACAGCTatgcgaataaaaaaattgcaattgcaCTGAATCTTCATGATATCACTGCCGACTCATTAACGAATGCTGTGAAGACCGTTCTCTACACTCCAAGTTACAG gaataatattgaaaaaatttcgacACTGTTCTTCGACAGACCCATGAGTGCTATCGACACAGCTGTGTATTGGGTTGAATACACTGCAAAACACGGTACAGTATTGAAATCACCAGCCACCGAGCTTGCATGGTGGCATTTTTACTTGCTAGATGTGTACGGATTCATCATAGCTGTCCTTCTTCTAAGTATCTTCATAATCAAAAAGTTTGTTACTTTTTGTTGGAGGGCAATGTATCCCAAAGCTGAGggcaaaaaatattctaatgcCGATAGATCAATGTACAAAAAGAGCCAGTGA